One genomic region from Croceicoccus sp. YJ47 encodes:
- a CDS encoding threonine-phosphate decarboxylase: MSDAFAWHGGRLDAARAHYGDRREGWVDLSTGLNPVPWPVARAPGWNWAALPSVAALAGLEQVAARFFGLDPAHLCAVPGSEIALRLLSGIVPGPGRHIAPAYRSHGAVFPASDGGGTLLLANPNNPDGHCRSRAEMDALLHRQAQQGEWLIVDEAFADARPEHSMAAAVADGRRLIVLRSFGKFFGLGGVRLGFVLGPVAVIAAYRRRLGDWPVHAAALAIGAAAYVDDEWIASARADIDARADRLARLLRGHGFASVGDCPLFTLIETDAAPELFERLARHGVLTRRFDYAPRWLRLGLPGGAEQWDRLDKALRDG, encoded by the coding sequence ATGAGCGACGCCTTCGCCTGGCACGGCGGGCGTCTAGACGCGGCGCGCGCGCATTACGGCGACAGGCGCGAGGGGTGGGTCGATCTGTCGACCGGGCTCAACCCCGTGCCGTGGCCGGTCGCGCGCGCGCCGGGCTGGAACTGGGCGGCGTTGCCGTCGGTGGCGGCGCTGGCCGGGCTGGAGCAGGTGGCGGCGCGCTTTTTCGGGCTCGACCCGGCTCATCTCTGCGCCGTTCCGGGCAGCGAGATCGCCCTGCGGTTGCTCTCCGGAATCGTGCCGGGGCCGGGGCGCCATATCGCGCCCGCCTATCGCAGCCACGGCGCCGTGTTCCCGGCGAGCGACGGCGGCGGCACGTTGCTGCTCGCCAATCCGAACAATCCCGACGGGCACTGCCGGTCCCGGGCGGAGATGGACGCGCTGCTCCACCGGCAGGCGCAGCAGGGCGAATGGCTGATCGTCGACGAAGCCTTTGCCGACGCGCGGCCGGAGCATAGCATGGCCGCCGCGGTGGCGGACGGGCGCCGGCTGATCGTGTTGCGGTCCTTTGGCAAGTTTTTCGGGCTGGGCGGGGTGCGGCTCGGCTTCGTGCTCGGGCCTGTGGCGGTGATCGCGGCCTATCGGCGGCGGCTGGGCGACTGGCCCGTTCATGCGGCTGCGCTTGCCATCGGGGCGGCGGCCTATGTCGATGACGAATGGATCGCATCGGCGCGGGCGGATATTGACGCGCGGGCGGATCGTCTTGCGCGCCTGCTCCGTGGCCACGGGTTTGCGTCGGTCGGGGATTGTCCGCTCTTTACATTGATCGAGACGGATGCGGCGCCGGAGCTTTTCGAGCGTCTTGCCCGCCATGGCGTGCTGACGCGGCGGTTCGATTATGCGCCGCGCTGGCTCCGCCTCGGCCTGCCGGGCGGGGCGGAGCAATGGGACAGGCTCGACAAGGCGCTGCGCGATGGATGA
- the cobU gene encoding bifunctional adenosylcobinamide kinase/adenosylcobinamide-phosphate guanylyltransferase yields MSALLVLGGARSGKSRHAQLWTEGTPGRLAYIATAQAFDAEMTDRIARHREDRGERWHTVEAPFDLSGAIGQAAVHHDAILVDCLTLWLSNCMLAERDIDAGTRALEQAIAACDVPIALVANEVGLSIVPDNALARRFRDEAGRLNQRIAAIADHVVFVAAGLPLPLK; encoded by the coding sequence ATGAGCGCGCTGCTGGTGCTCGGCGGGGCGCGTTCGGGCAAGAGCCGCCATGCGCAGCTTTGGACCGAGGGCACGCCGGGGCGCCTCGCCTATATCGCGACGGCGCAGGCGTTCGACGCCGAAATGACCGACCGCATCGCCCGGCATCGCGAGGATCGCGGCGAACGCTGGCATACTGTGGAGGCGCCGTTCGACCTGTCGGGCGCCATCGGGCAGGCGGCGGTGCACCATGATGCGATCCTCGTCGATTGCCTGACATTGTGGCTGTCGAACTGCATGCTGGCGGAGCGGGATATCGACGCGGGCACTCGCGCGCTCGAACAGGCGATTGCCGCATGCGACGTTCCCATTGCGCTGGTCGCGAACGAGGTCGGGCTTTCGATCGTGCCGGACAATGCGCTCGCCCGCCGGTTTCGCGACGAGGCCGGCCGCCTGAATCAGCGTATTGCCGCCATCGCGGACCATGTGGTTTTCGTCGCGGCGGGATTGCCTCTCCCCCTGAAATAG
- a CDS encoding PP2C family protein-serine/threonine phosphatase, producing the protein MVQAQNIRPRIFDADDPALTAGSDRLGVLIVDDDDAVARFLGDALARMGCEISLAHDFDQAIRQMHVGIDMVVTDLRMPGRDGMDLVRALRGSHDRALLHVVMITACKDEETIGLATEAGVDDFLFKPVDPVKLMLVLSRTRRSVRLHRMLQRRNTMLTRTHERMRTLLCELRDDLDAAAGMHRRLLPREEQLPGLRMTHVYRPATMLGGDTIGAVTVGAGRTLFFLLDVQGHGVRASLASFHYHRRLQQMAPADADALSLAMQRLNREILAEKDEIYATAIAGIVDVPAGEGWIIRAGHPEPLVMQAGGGAAGETRRLDTAGAFPLGWFSQSEFRATRFPFAEGTRLVIYSDGLLDCCEAAGMPDAQSLSAWIGTCRDRPIAAIGALVERLLAHRDGDLPLADDVSLLAIEPDCASGALHERTDP; encoded by the coding sequence ATGGTGCAGGCGCAGAACATCCGCCCCCGCATTTTCGATGCGGATGACCCGGCGCTGACCGCCGGGTCCGATCGTCTTGGCGTGTTGATCGTGGACGACGACGACGCCGTGGCACGCTTCCTCGGCGATGCGCTGGCGCGCATGGGTTGCGAAATATCGCTGGCCCATGATTTCGACCAGGCGATCCGTCAGATGCATGTCGGCATCGACATGGTCGTGACCGACCTGCGCATGCCGGGCCGCGACGGCATGGACCTCGTGCGGGCGCTGCGCGGGTCGCACGACCGGGCCCTGCTCCATGTCGTGATGATCACCGCGTGCAAGGACGAGGAAACGATCGGCCTCGCGACCGAGGCCGGGGTGGACGATTTCCTGTTCAAGCCGGTCGATCCGGTCAAGCTGATGCTCGTCCTGTCGCGCACCCGGCGGTCGGTGCGACTGCATCGCATGCTGCAACGGCGCAACACGATGCTGACGCGGACGCATGAGCGGATGCGCACGCTTTTGTGCGAGCTGCGCGACGATCTCGATGCGGCGGCGGGAATGCACCGGCGCCTGCTCCCGCGGGAAGAACAACTGCCCGGATTGCGCATGACGCATGTCTATCGCCCGGCCACGATGCTGGGCGGCGACACGATTGGCGCGGTCACGGTGGGGGCGGGGCGCACGCTGTTCTTCCTCCTCGATGTGCAGGGCCATGGCGTGCGCGCCAGCCTCGCCAGCTTTCACTATCATCGCCGCCTGCAGCAGATGGCGCCTGCCGATGCGGATGCGCTGTCGCTGGCGATGCAGCGGCTGAACCGTGAAATCCTGGCGGAGAAAGACGAGATCTACGCGACCGCCATTGCCGGCATCGTCGATGTTCCCGCCGGGGAGGGGTGGATCATCCGCGCCGGGCATCCCGAACCCCTGGTCATGCAGGCGGGCGGCGGCGCGGCTGGCGAAACCCGTCGGCTCGATACCGCGGGCGCCTTTCCGCTCGGCTGGTTCTCACAGTCCGAGTTCCGGGCGACGCGCTTTCCTTTTGCGGAGGGCACACGGCTCGTCATCTATTCCGACGGGCTGCTCGATTGCTGCGAAGCGGCCGGAATGCCGGACGCGCAATCGCTCTCCGCGTGGATCGGCACCTGCCGCGACCGGCCCATCGCCGCCATCGGCGCCCTGGTGGAGCGGCTGCTCGCGCACAGGGACGGCGACCTGCCGCTTGCCGACGATGT